The Ananas comosus cultivar F153 linkage group 7, ASM154086v1, whole genome shotgun sequence genome has a window encoding:
- the LOC109712925 gene encoding uncharacterized protein LOC109712925 isoform X3: MDPEQTFLRVHARLSGMLSQLLTPRIRLALEYIYLGVAVALFCLLVVMHTNFVQQPGCSSEFSGIEFTEAQLVQIKITGYGLWDRRSADQNLVGLWNQESSTENPEIQEVNGDEFTIFTTKFWSNWIGSARRSKLVFRSWKADKEFLKPQSENTADMNIVKTILGGIDNHALSTRDSFNSLISQFFSKWKRRSVSMYNIAKELAENTGQLMNSSTWHEFLDISNFLQMLRMEHLHSLIVQWLERRSQAFEPMYLYTIEKGYFLLSEGAKSRHGIQTINITLSARNSCFGNRWQQLLINGIVGYDTILINSLLSSPGQGYLYNFQTKELYDFSYGHEPAAGPTRFGVQLQHHARHQLPTFQLIFVHVIESLVFVPIMIGILFFLFEFYDDQLLAFLVLTLVWLCELFMMISVRTSISVLFFPRFFLLYFLVFHIYFFSYAYGFSYLAFSATAAFMQHLILYFWNRFEVPALQRFIRSRAHPQQQPGVQIESSTIYASTFHIARVNATETGEENSDLGTAEDLHTVSNHSMTNLSGQAENRGRSHEEDEEGSPLPFPDPANPQQAENAAPGGGHSLLLWLLGGGSSEGIVSLFSMFRDVRDQGQDFADSPTRNNENEQAM, from the exons ATGGATCCCGAGCAAACCTTCCTCCGCGTCCACGCGCGGCTCTCGGGCATGCTCTCGCAGCTCCTCACGCCGAGGATTCGCTTAGCGTTGGAGTACATCTACCTCGGCGTCGCCGTCGCCCTCTTTTGCTTGCTCGTCGTGATGCACACCAACTTCGTTCAACAG CCGGGCTGTTCAAGCGAGTTTTCAGGAATTGAATTTACTGAAGCTCAACTTGTCCAGATTAAG ATTACAGGTTATGGCCTATGGGACAGAAGATCTGCTGACCAGAATCTCGTGGGTCTTTGGAATCAGGAAAGCTCAACCGAGAATCCTGAAATACAAGAAGTTAACGGTGATGAGTTCACGATATTTACAACCAAGTTTTGGTCAAATTGGATTGGTTCTGCTAGGAGGAGTAAGTTGGTTTTTCGATCTTGGAAGGCTGATAAAGAGTTTCTTAAACCTCAATCAGAAAATACAGCTGATATGAACATTGTAAAGACCATTCTAGGCGGAATAGATAATCATGCTTTATCTACAAGGGATtcatttaattcattaatttccCAATTCTTCAGTAAGTGGAAAAGGCGGTCTGTTTCAATGTATAACATTGCAAAGGAGCTAGCTGAGAATACTGGCCAATTAATG AACAGTTCAACGTGGCATGAGTTTCTTGATATTTCCAATTTCCTTCAAATGCTTCGTATGGAACATCTTCACTCATTGAtag TGCAGTGGCTTGAGAGGAGAAGCCAAGCATTTGAGCCAATGTACCTATACACTATTGAGAAG ggGTATTTCTTGCTTTCTGAAGGTGCCAAATCTCGGCATGGCATCCAAACTATAAATATTACTCTTTCTGCTCGAAATTCCTGCTTTGGAAACAG GTGGCAACAACTTCTGATAAACGGTATTGTTGGTTATGATACTATTCTTATAAATAGTTTGCTGAGTTCTCCTGGCCAAG GTTATCTTTATAACTTTCAGACAAAGGAGCTTTATGATTTCAGTTATGGACATGAGCCAGCAGCAGGTCCTACAAGATTTGGAG TGCAGCTACAACACCATGCGCGCCATCAGCTTCCCACATTTCAATTGATTTTTGTGCATGTTATTGAATCTTTGGTTTTTGTACCG ATTATGATCGGGattctgttttttctatttgaGTTCTATGATGACCAGTTACTCGCATTTCTCGTATTAACCCTTGTTTGGTTGTGTGAACTATTTATGATGATCAG TGTAAGGACATCAATATCAGTGCTGTTCTTTCCACGCTTCTTCTTGCTCTATTTCCTAGTTTTTCACATCTACTTCTTCTCTTATGCTTATG GTTTCTCATACCTAGCCTTTTCTGCCACTGCCGCATTCATGCAGCACCTAATATTATACTTCTGGAACCGCTTTGAG GTACCAGCTCTTCAGCGGTTCATCAGGAGTCGAGCTCATCCACAGCAACAGCCTGGCGTGCAGATTGAATCCTCTACCATTTATGCCTCCACTTTCCATATTGCTAGAGTAAATGCGACAGAAACTGGTGAAGAAAACAGTGACCTTGGAACTGCAGAGGACCTCCACACAGTTTCAAATCATTCTATGACCAATCTCTCGGGCCAAGCTGAAAATAGAGGCAGAAGtcatgaagaagatgaagaaggcaGCCCCCTCCCCTTTCCCGATCCAGCAAACCCtcaacaagcagaaaatgcGGCTCCTGGTGGCGGCCACAGCTTATTGCTCTGGTTATTAGGCGGAGGCTCTTCCGAAGGGATTGTCTCCTTATTTTCTATGTTCAGAGATGTGAGAGATCAGGGCCAAGATTTCGCAGATTCACCCACACGCAATAATGAAAATGAACAAGCTATGTAG
- the LOC109712925 gene encoding uncharacterized protein LOC109712925 isoform X2: MDPEQTFLRVHARLSGMLSQLLTPRIRLALEYIYLGVAVALFCLLVVMHTNFVQQITGYGLWDRRSADQNLVGLWNQESSTENPEIQEVNGDEFTIFTTKFWSNWIGSARRSKLVFRSWKADKEFLKPQSENTADMNIVKTILGGIDNHALSTRDSFNSLISQFFSKWKRRSVSMYNIAKELAENTGQLMNSSTWHEFLDISNFLQMLRMEHLHSLIVQWLERRSQAFEPMYLYTIEKGYFLLSEGAKSRHGIQTINITLSARNSCFGNRWQQLLINGIVGYDTILINSLLSSPGQGYLYNFQTKELYDFSYGHEPAAGPTRFGDYFVTKCGVLIMSLFVFFTTTMSVSFTLRETQSRMLKFTVQLQHHARHQLPTFQLIFVHVIESLVFVPIMIGILFFLFEFYDDQLLAFLVLTLVWLCELFMMISVRTSISVLFFPRFFLLYFLVFHIYFFSYAYGFSYLAFSATAAFMQHLILYFWNRFEVPALQRFIRSRAHPQQQPGVQIESSTIYASTFHIARVNATETGEENSDLGTAEDLHTVSNHSMTNLSGQAENRGRSHEEDEEGSPLPFPDPANPQQAENAAPGGGHSLLLWLLGGGSSEGIVSLFSMFRDVRDQGQDFADSPTRNNENEQAM; this comes from the exons ATGGATCCCGAGCAAACCTTCCTCCGCGTCCACGCGCGGCTCTCGGGCATGCTCTCGCAGCTCCTCACGCCGAGGATTCGCTTAGCGTTGGAGTACATCTACCTCGGCGTCGCCGTCGCCCTCTTTTGCTTGCTCGTCGTGATGCACACCAACTTCGTTCAACAG ATTACAGGTTATGGCCTATGGGACAGAAGATCTGCTGACCAGAATCTCGTGGGTCTTTGGAATCAGGAAAGCTCAACCGAGAATCCTGAAATACAAGAAGTTAACGGTGATGAGTTCACGATATTTACAACCAAGTTTTGGTCAAATTGGATTGGTTCTGCTAGGAGGAGTAAGTTGGTTTTTCGATCTTGGAAGGCTGATAAAGAGTTTCTTAAACCTCAATCAGAAAATACAGCTGATATGAACATTGTAAAGACCATTCTAGGCGGAATAGATAATCATGCTTTATCTACAAGGGATtcatttaattcattaatttccCAATTCTTCAGTAAGTGGAAAAGGCGGTCTGTTTCAATGTATAACATTGCAAAGGAGCTAGCTGAGAATACTGGCCAATTAATG AACAGTTCAACGTGGCATGAGTTTCTTGATATTTCCAATTTCCTTCAAATGCTTCGTATGGAACATCTTCACTCATTGAtag TGCAGTGGCTTGAGAGGAGAAGCCAAGCATTTGAGCCAATGTACCTATACACTATTGAGAAG ggGTATTTCTTGCTTTCTGAAGGTGCCAAATCTCGGCATGGCATCCAAACTATAAATATTACTCTTTCTGCTCGAAATTCCTGCTTTGGAAACAG GTGGCAACAACTTCTGATAAACGGTATTGTTGGTTATGATACTATTCTTATAAATAGTTTGCTGAGTTCTCCTGGCCAAG GTTATCTTTATAACTTTCAGACAAAGGAGCTTTATGATTTCAGTTATGGACATGAGCCAGCAGCAGGTCCTACAAGATTTGGAG ACTACTTTGTGACCAAATGTGGTGTGCTTATCATGTCACTATTTGTTTTCTTCACAACCACCATGTCAGTTTCATTTACGCTCAGAGAAACACAGTCCCGCATGCTTAAATTTACAG TGCAGCTACAACACCATGCGCGCCATCAGCTTCCCACATTTCAATTGATTTTTGTGCATGTTATTGAATCTTTGGTTTTTGTACCG ATTATGATCGGGattctgttttttctatttgaGTTCTATGATGACCAGTTACTCGCATTTCTCGTATTAACCCTTGTTTGGTTGTGTGAACTATTTATGATGATCAG TGTAAGGACATCAATATCAGTGCTGTTCTTTCCACGCTTCTTCTTGCTCTATTTCCTAGTTTTTCACATCTACTTCTTCTCTTATGCTTATG GTTTCTCATACCTAGCCTTTTCTGCCACTGCCGCATTCATGCAGCACCTAATATTATACTTCTGGAACCGCTTTGAG GTACCAGCTCTTCAGCGGTTCATCAGGAGTCGAGCTCATCCACAGCAACAGCCTGGCGTGCAGATTGAATCCTCTACCATTTATGCCTCCACTTTCCATATTGCTAGAGTAAATGCGACAGAAACTGGTGAAGAAAACAGTGACCTTGGAACTGCAGAGGACCTCCACACAGTTTCAAATCATTCTATGACCAATCTCTCGGGCCAAGCTGAAAATAGAGGCAGAAGtcatgaagaagatgaagaaggcaGCCCCCTCCCCTTTCCCGATCCAGCAAACCCtcaacaagcagaaaatgcGGCTCCTGGTGGCGGCCACAGCTTATTGCTCTGGTTATTAGGCGGAGGCTCTTCCGAAGGGATTGTCTCCTTATTTTCTATGTTCAGAGATGTGAGAGATCAGGGCCAAGATTTCGCAGATTCACCCACACGCAATAATGAAAATGAACAAGCTATGTAG
- the LOC109712925 gene encoding uncharacterized protein LOC109712925 isoform X5, translating to MDPEQTFLRVHARLSGMLSQLLTPRIRLALEYIYLGVAVALFCLLVVMHTNFVQQPGCSSEFSGIEFTEAQLVQIKITGYGLWDRRSADQNLVGLWNQESSTENPEIQEVNGDEFTIFTTKFWSNWIGSARRSKLVFRSWKADKEFLKPQSENTADMNIVKTILGGIDNHALSTRDSFNSLISQFFSKWKRRSVSMYNIAKELAENTGQLMNSSTWHEFLDISNFLQMLRMEHLHSLIVQWLERRSQAFEPMYLYTIEKGYFLLSEGAKSRHGIQTINITLSARNSCFGNRWQQLLINGIVGYDTILINSLLSSPGQGYLYNFQTKELYDFSYGHEPAAGPTRFGDYFVTKCGVLIMSLFVFFTTTMSVSFTLRETQSRMLKFTVQLQHHARHQLPTFQLIFVHVIESLVFVPIMIGILFFLFEFYDDQLLAFLVLTLVWLCELFMMIRYQLFSGSSGVELIHSNSLACRLNPLPFMPPLSILLE from the exons ATGGATCCCGAGCAAACCTTCCTCCGCGTCCACGCGCGGCTCTCGGGCATGCTCTCGCAGCTCCTCACGCCGAGGATTCGCTTAGCGTTGGAGTACATCTACCTCGGCGTCGCCGTCGCCCTCTTTTGCTTGCTCGTCGTGATGCACACCAACTTCGTTCAACAG CCGGGCTGTTCAAGCGAGTTTTCAGGAATTGAATTTACTGAAGCTCAACTTGTCCAGATTAAG ATTACAGGTTATGGCCTATGGGACAGAAGATCTGCTGACCAGAATCTCGTGGGTCTTTGGAATCAGGAAAGCTCAACCGAGAATCCTGAAATACAAGAAGTTAACGGTGATGAGTTCACGATATTTACAACCAAGTTTTGGTCAAATTGGATTGGTTCTGCTAGGAGGAGTAAGTTGGTTTTTCGATCTTGGAAGGCTGATAAAGAGTTTCTTAAACCTCAATCAGAAAATACAGCTGATATGAACATTGTAAAGACCATTCTAGGCGGAATAGATAATCATGCTTTATCTACAAGGGATtcatttaattcattaatttccCAATTCTTCAGTAAGTGGAAAAGGCGGTCTGTTTCAATGTATAACATTGCAAAGGAGCTAGCTGAGAATACTGGCCAATTAATG AACAGTTCAACGTGGCATGAGTTTCTTGATATTTCCAATTTCCTTCAAATGCTTCGTATGGAACATCTTCACTCATTGAtag TGCAGTGGCTTGAGAGGAGAAGCCAAGCATTTGAGCCAATGTACCTATACACTATTGAGAAG ggGTATTTCTTGCTTTCTGAAGGTGCCAAATCTCGGCATGGCATCCAAACTATAAATATTACTCTTTCTGCTCGAAATTCCTGCTTTGGAAACAG GTGGCAACAACTTCTGATAAACGGTATTGTTGGTTATGATACTATTCTTATAAATAGTTTGCTGAGTTCTCCTGGCCAAG GTTATCTTTATAACTTTCAGACAAAGGAGCTTTATGATTTCAGTTATGGACATGAGCCAGCAGCAGGTCCTACAAGATTTGGAG ACTACTTTGTGACCAAATGTGGTGTGCTTATCATGTCACTATTTGTTTTCTTCACAACCACCATGTCAGTTTCATTTACGCTCAGAGAAACACAGTCCCGCATGCTTAAATTTACAG TGCAGCTACAACACCATGCGCGCCATCAGCTTCCCACATTTCAATTGATTTTTGTGCATGTTATTGAATCTTTGGTTTTTGTACCG ATTATGATCGGGattctgttttttctatttgaGTTCTATGATGACCAGTTACTCGCATTTCTCGTATTAACCCTTGTTTGGTTGTGTGAACTATTTATGATGATCAG GTACCAGCTCTTCAGCGGTTCATCAGGAGTCGAGCTCATCCACAGCAACAGCCTGGCGTGCAGATTGAATCCTCTACCATTTATGCCTCCACTTTCCATATTGCTAGAGTAA
- the LOC109712925 gene encoding uncharacterized protein LOC109712925 isoform X1 produces MDPEQTFLRVHARLSGMLSQLLTPRIRLALEYIYLGVAVALFCLLVVMHTNFVQQPGCSSEFSGIEFTEAQLVQIKITGYGLWDRRSADQNLVGLWNQESSTENPEIQEVNGDEFTIFTTKFWSNWIGSARRSKLVFRSWKADKEFLKPQSENTADMNIVKTILGGIDNHALSTRDSFNSLISQFFSKWKRRSVSMYNIAKELAENTGQLMNSSTWHEFLDISNFLQMLRMEHLHSLIVQWLERRSQAFEPMYLYTIEKGYFLLSEGAKSRHGIQTINITLSARNSCFGNRWQQLLINGIVGYDTILINSLLSSPGQGYLYNFQTKELYDFSYGHEPAAGPTRFGDYFVTKCGVLIMSLFVFFTTTMSVSFTLRETQSRMLKFTVQLQHHARHQLPTFQLIFVHVIESLVFVPIMIGILFFLFEFYDDQLLAFLVLTLVWLCELFMMISVRTSISVLFFPRFFLLYFLVFHIYFFSYAYGFSYLAFSATAAFMQHLILYFWNRFEVPALQRFIRSRAHPQQQPGVQIESSTIYASTFHIARVNATETGEENSDLGTAEDLHTVSNHSMTNLSGQAENRGRSHEEDEEGSPLPFPDPANPQQAENAAPGGGHSLLLWLLGGGSSEGIVSLFSMFRDVRDQGQDFADSPTRNNENEQAM; encoded by the exons ATGGATCCCGAGCAAACCTTCCTCCGCGTCCACGCGCGGCTCTCGGGCATGCTCTCGCAGCTCCTCACGCCGAGGATTCGCTTAGCGTTGGAGTACATCTACCTCGGCGTCGCCGTCGCCCTCTTTTGCTTGCTCGTCGTGATGCACACCAACTTCGTTCAACAG CCGGGCTGTTCAAGCGAGTTTTCAGGAATTGAATTTACTGAAGCTCAACTTGTCCAGATTAAG ATTACAGGTTATGGCCTATGGGACAGAAGATCTGCTGACCAGAATCTCGTGGGTCTTTGGAATCAGGAAAGCTCAACCGAGAATCCTGAAATACAAGAAGTTAACGGTGATGAGTTCACGATATTTACAACCAAGTTTTGGTCAAATTGGATTGGTTCTGCTAGGAGGAGTAAGTTGGTTTTTCGATCTTGGAAGGCTGATAAAGAGTTTCTTAAACCTCAATCAGAAAATACAGCTGATATGAACATTGTAAAGACCATTCTAGGCGGAATAGATAATCATGCTTTATCTACAAGGGATtcatttaattcattaatttccCAATTCTTCAGTAAGTGGAAAAGGCGGTCTGTTTCAATGTATAACATTGCAAAGGAGCTAGCTGAGAATACTGGCCAATTAATG AACAGTTCAACGTGGCATGAGTTTCTTGATATTTCCAATTTCCTTCAAATGCTTCGTATGGAACATCTTCACTCATTGAtag TGCAGTGGCTTGAGAGGAGAAGCCAAGCATTTGAGCCAATGTACCTATACACTATTGAGAAG ggGTATTTCTTGCTTTCTGAAGGTGCCAAATCTCGGCATGGCATCCAAACTATAAATATTACTCTTTCTGCTCGAAATTCCTGCTTTGGAAACAG GTGGCAACAACTTCTGATAAACGGTATTGTTGGTTATGATACTATTCTTATAAATAGTTTGCTGAGTTCTCCTGGCCAAG GTTATCTTTATAACTTTCAGACAAAGGAGCTTTATGATTTCAGTTATGGACATGAGCCAGCAGCAGGTCCTACAAGATTTGGAG ACTACTTTGTGACCAAATGTGGTGTGCTTATCATGTCACTATTTGTTTTCTTCACAACCACCATGTCAGTTTCATTTACGCTCAGAGAAACACAGTCCCGCATGCTTAAATTTACAG TGCAGCTACAACACCATGCGCGCCATCAGCTTCCCACATTTCAATTGATTTTTGTGCATGTTATTGAATCTTTGGTTTTTGTACCG ATTATGATCGGGattctgttttttctatttgaGTTCTATGATGACCAGTTACTCGCATTTCTCGTATTAACCCTTGTTTGGTTGTGTGAACTATTTATGATGATCAG TGTAAGGACATCAATATCAGTGCTGTTCTTTCCACGCTTCTTCTTGCTCTATTTCCTAGTTTTTCACATCTACTTCTTCTCTTATGCTTATG GTTTCTCATACCTAGCCTTTTCTGCCACTGCCGCATTCATGCAGCACCTAATATTATACTTCTGGAACCGCTTTGAG GTACCAGCTCTTCAGCGGTTCATCAGGAGTCGAGCTCATCCACAGCAACAGCCTGGCGTGCAGATTGAATCCTCTACCATTTATGCCTCCACTTTCCATATTGCTAGAGTAAATGCGACAGAAACTGGTGAAGAAAACAGTGACCTTGGAACTGCAGAGGACCTCCACACAGTTTCAAATCATTCTATGACCAATCTCTCGGGCCAAGCTGAAAATAGAGGCAGAAGtcatgaagaagatgaagaaggcaGCCCCCTCCCCTTTCCCGATCCAGCAAACCCtcaacaagcagaaaatgcGGCTCCTGGTGGCGGCCACAGCTTATTGCTCTGGTTATTAGGCGGAGGCTCTTCCGAAGGGATTGTCTCCTTATTTTCTATGTTCAGAGATGTGAGAGATCAGGGCCAAGATTTCGCAGATTCACCCACACGCAATAATGAAAATGAACAAGCTATGTAG
- the LOC109712372 gene encoding uncharacterized protein At4g15545-like, with translation MTQSGGGGGGGGGGAEFHLPDEILAVMPTDPYEQLDLARKITSMAIASRVSKLEIEASRMRQRVAEKDLLIAELQEKLSQRDQMFREADARLRTALEENIKLSKERDSLSQTSKKLARDLAKLETFKRHLMLSLNDDGSSQQETVDIRTCDQSVAKVSAWKDGGSISHPASNLSTDAGNMTQEATRLTGQKFSITPHITPRLTPTATPKITSTCGSPRGYGGSPKLTSGASSPTKPRFDGHVAMSPWFPSSKQTSAANSPPRGRLMPGRTPRIDGKEFFRQARSRLSYEQFAAFLANIKELNAHRQSREETLKKAEEIFGSDNKDLYLSFQGLLNRSLP, from the exons ATGACGCagagcggcggcggtggaggaggaggaggcggcggcgcggagTTCCACCTCCCGGACGAGATCCTGGCCGTGATGCCCACGGACCCCTACGAGCAGCTGGATTTGGCGAGGAAGATCACGTCCATGGCGATCGCTTCTAGGGTTTCGAAGCTCGAGATCGAGGCGTCGAGAATGAGGCAGAGGGTGGCGGAGAAGGACCTGCTCATCGCCGAGCTCCAGGAGAAGCTCTCCCAGCGCGATCAGATGTTTCGAGAAGCCGACGCGCGGCTTCGGACTGCTCTCGAGGAGAAT ATTAAATTGTCCAAGGAGCGTGATTCATTATCTCAAACATCGAAGAAATTAGCCCGGGATTTGGCAAAG TTGGAGACGTTCAAGAGGCATCTGATGCTGTCTCTAAATGATGATGGTTCATCT CAACAGGAAACAGTTGATATTAGGACCTGTGATCAATCAGTAGCCAAAGTATCTGCTTGGAAAG ATGGAGGTTCTATTAGCCACCCTGCCTCAAATTTATCAACAGATGCCGGAAACATGACTCAAGAAG CAACAAGGCTTACGGGGCAAAAATTCTCGATCACGCCACATATCACCCCACGCCTCACGCCCACTGCTACGCCAAAAATAACATCTACTTGCGGTTCCCCCAGAGGGTATGGAGGGTCGCCAAAATTGACATCTGGTGCTTCCTCGCCAACTAAACCTCGGTTTGATGGGCACGTGGCAATGTCACCATGGTTTCCATCTAGCAAGCAGACCTCAGCAGCTAATTCACCTCCTCGTGGGCGTCTTATGCCAG GACGCACTCCTCGTATTGATGGGAAGGAATTCTTTCGTCAAGCTAG GAGCCGGCTCTCATACGAACAGTTTGCAGCATTCTTGGCTAACATTAAGGAGCTCAATGCTCACAGGCAATCGCGCGAG GAAACGCTCAAGAAGGCAGAAGAAATTTTTGGTTCTGATAATAAGGATCTCTACCTATCTTTTCAAGGCTTGCTTAACCGCAGCCTGCCTTAG
- the LOC109712925 gene encoding uncharacterized protein LOC109712925 isoform X4, which yields MDPEQTFLRVHARLSGMLSQLLTPRIRLALEYIYLGVAVALFCLLVVMHTNFVQQPGCSSEFSGIEFTEAQLVQIKITGYGLWDRRSADQNLVGLWNQESSTENPEIQEVNGDEFTIFTTKFWSNWIGSARRSKLVFRSWKADKEFLKPQSENTADMNIVKTILGGIDNHALSTRDSFNSLISQFFSKWKRRSVSMYNIAKELAENTGQLMNSSTWHEFLDISNFLQMLRMEHLHSLIVQWLERRSQAFEPMYLYTIEKGYFLLSEGAKSRHGIQTINITLSARNSCFGNRWQQLLINGIVGYDTILINSLLSSPGQGYLYNFQTKELYDFSYGHEPAAGPTRFGDYFVTKCGVLIMSLFVFFTTTMSVSFTLRETQSRMLKFTVQLQHHARHQLPTFQLIFVHVIESLVFVPVPALQRFIRSRAHPQQQPGVQIESSTIYASTFHIARVNATETGEENSDLGTAEDLHTVSNHSMTNLSGQAENRGRSHEEDEEGSPLPFPDPANPQQAENAAPGGGHSLLLWLLGGGSSEGIVSLFSMFRDVRDQGQDFADSPTRNNENEQAM from the exons ATGGATCCCGAGCAAACCTTCCTCCGCGTCCACGCGCGGCTCTCGGGCATGCTCTCGCAGCTCCTCACGCCGAGGATTCGCTTAGCGTTGGAGTACATCTACCTCGGCGTCGCCGTCGCCCTCTTTTGCTTGCTCGTCGTGATGCACACCAACTTCGTTCAACAG CCGGGCTGTTCAAGCGAGTTTTCAGGAATTGAATTTACTGAAGCTCAACTTGTCCAGATTAAG ATTACAGGTTATGGCCTATGGGACAGAAGATCTGCTGACCAGAATCTCGTGGGTCTTTGGAATCAGGAAAGCTCAACCGAGAATCCTGAAATACAAGAAGTTAACGGTGATGAGTTCACGATATTTACAACCAAGTTTTGGTCAAATTGGATTGGTTCTGCTAGGAGGAGTAAGTTGGTTTTTCGATCTTGGAAGGCTGATAAAGAGTTTCTTAAACCTCAATCAGAAAATACAGCTGATATGAACATTGTAAAGACCATTCTAGGCGGAATAGATAATCATGCTTTATCTACAAGGGATtcatttaattcattaatttccCAATTCTTCAGTAAGTGGAAAAGGCGGTCTGTTTCAATGTATAACATTGCAAAGGAGCTAGCTGAGAATACTGGCCAATTAATG AACAGTTCAACGTGGCATGAGTTTCTTGATATTTCCAATTTCCTTCAAATGCTTCGTATGGAACATCTTCACTCATTGAtag TGCAGTGGCTTGAGAGGAGAAGCCAAGCATTTGAGCCAATGTACCTATACACTATTGAGAAG ggGTATTTCTTGCTTTCTGAAGGTGCCAAATCTCGGCATGGCATCCAAACTATAAATATTACTCTTTCTGCTCGAAATTCCTGCTTTGGAAACAG GTGGCAACAACTTCTGATAAACGGTATTGTTGGTTATGATACTATTCTTATAAATAGTTTGCTGAGTTCTCCTGGCCAAG GTTATCTTTATAACTTTCAGACAAAGGAGCTTTATGATTTCAGTTATGGACATGAGCCAGCAGCAGGTCCTACAAGATTTGGAG ACTACTTTGTGACCAAATGTGGTGTGCTTATCATGTCACTATTTGTTTTCTTCACAACCACCATGTCAGTTTCATTTACGCTCAGAGAAACACAGTCCCGCATGCTTAAATTTACAG TGCAGCTACAACACCATGCGCGCCATCAGCTTCCCACATTTCAATTGATTTTTGTGCATGTTATTGAATCTTTGGTTTTTGTACCG GTACCAGCTCTTCAGCGGTTCATCAGGAGTCGAGCTCATCCACAGCAACAGCCTGGCGTGCAGATTGAATCCTCTACCATTTATGCCTCCACTTTCCATATTGCTAGAGTAAATGCGACAGAAACTGGTGAAGAAAACAGTGACCTTGGAACTGCAGAGGACCTCCACACAGTTTCAAATCATTCTATGACCAATCTCTCGGGCCAAGCTGAAAATAGAGGCAGAAGtcatgaagaagatgaagaaggcaGCCCCCTCCCCTTTCCCGATCCAGCAAACCCtcaacaagcagaaaatgcGGCTCCTGGTGGCGGCCACAGCTTATTGCTCTGGTTATTAGGCGGAGGCTCTTCCGAAGGGATTGTCTCCTTATTTTCTATGTTCAGAGATGTGAGAGATCAGGGCCAAGATTTCGCAGATTCACCCACACGCAATAATGAAAATGAACAAGCTATGTAG